The window CGTAGGAAGGGCAATAATGGAGAATTTGATTCGGTGGGGCGGGATTTTTTATCCGGTAAACCCCTATCATGACGAAATTTTCGGCAGAAAATCTTATCCCAACATCGAGAGTTTGCCTGAACCCATTGATCTAGCCATTATTGCCACTCCTGCTCCAACGGTTCCAGAGATCATGGAAGGATGCGTCCGCGCCTCGGTTAAGGGGGCAATCATTATATCCGCAGGGTTCAAGGAAATTGGGAAATCCGGAAAGCTATTGGAAGAAAAAGTGATTGCCATAGCCAAGCGAGGTGGGGTAAGGGTAATTGGGCCAAATTGCGTAGGGGTTATTTTGCCCCATGCCCGTTTCAACGGGACATTTTTAGCCGGCCTACCCAAATCGGGGCACATTGCCTTTTTAAGCCAAAGTGGTGCCTTGGGAGCCGCCGTTTTAGACTGGAGTTTTAGCCAAAACATCGGCTTTAGCGCCTTCGTTTCTCTTGGATCCATGGCCGACGTGGATTGGGGAGATATCCTTTTTTTTCTGGCCGAGGATCCTCTAACCCGAGTCATCCTTATTTACATGGAATCCATTGGCGATCCTTCTTCTTTTCTTTCTGCAGCAAGACAAGTCAATTTTCAAAAGCCCATTTTGGTTTTAAAAGCCGGTAGGTCAAAAGAAGGTTCCCGGGCGGCCTTATCGCATACAGGTTCATTGACAGGAAGCGACGAAGTCTTGGATGCGGCATTTTTGAGGACGGGGGTGCTGCGAGTGGCTTCCTTTTCCGAGTTTTTTTCCCTGGCTTCTTTCTTTAGTCAAAGACCGCTTCCCACAGGGCCTCGGCTTGTCATCTTAACCAATGCCGGAGGTGCGGGTGTGCTGGCAACGGATAGGCTTGTCATTTCTGGTGGTGAACTAGCCACTCTGACCGATGCCGCCCTTCAAAGGTTAAATGCATTCCTTCCCCTGGCCTGGAGCCATGGAAATCCGGTGGACATTCTCGGGGATGCTGATGCTCAGCGGTACCGTAAAGCGTTGGATATTTTATCGGAAGAAGAGCATGTAGATGGAATTCTTGTTATCCTTACGAAGCAGGCGATGACCGATCCTGAAGAGGTAGCTAAGCAAGTTGTCCTTTTTGCCAGGGGTTATCATAAGCCGATTTTGAGTTGTTGGATGGGGGGAGAATCCGTTCATAAGGCAAGATTGTTCCTTGAACAAGAAGGAATACCCACCTTTGAGTTTCCAGAGGAAGCAGCCCAGGCTTTCTCTTATGGTTGGATGCACAGGAAAAGCCTTTCGGCCATATATGAAACTCCAATGCCGGTTGGGGCAACCGAGGAACTCATCAAGGCCAAGGAAAACACAGCATTTGTCATTTCCCAGGCAAAAGAAAAAAATCTAACCCTTTTGACGGAGTATCAATCCAAGAAGATTCTTAATTGTTATGGTATTGAGGTTAATGAAACTTATCTTGCTCAAAGCGCAGAAGAAGCTCTCTTGATAGCCGAAGAAATAGGCTATCCGGTGGTTGCCAAGTTAAATTCTTCCCGGGTCACCCACAAAAGCGACATTGGGGGAGTGATCCTTGGGATTTCAGACAGGGAATCCCTAAAAAGGGCATTTGAAAAGATTAGGGAGAATACCCTTAAACAGTCTACCGAAAACGCTTTTGAGGGGATAACGGTACAAAAAATGATATCTGAAAAAGGCCTTGAATTGATTTTAGGCGGGAGTGTAGATCCTCAATTTGGTCCGGTTCTTCTATTTGGATCTGGAGGGGTATTTGTAGAAATTTATCAAGATAGAGCCCTTGCTCTTCCTCCTCTTACGACAGTTCTTTCTTCGATTCTCGTCGAAAGAACTAAAATAGCCAAGGCCTTTGATGGTTTTCGAGGAATACCTCCGGTAGAGAAAAAAAGGCTCAACGAAACCTTGGTTCGTTTTAGTGAACTTTTAGTTAACGAACCGAGGATAAAAGAAATCGATGTCAATCCTCTTTTTGTTTATGGGAATAGGGTTATGGCCTTGGATGCCAGGGTCATTCTCCATCCCTTTTCCATTGATGAAAGTTCTATACCTGCTGCTTCGATCAGGCCTTATCCCCTGGAATATATCTGGAAAGATGTTCTTTTAGATGGAACAAGGGTCTTGATTCGACCCATAAAACCCGAAGATGAGCCGCTGATGAGAGAATTCCATAAGGGGCTTTCCCAGGAATCCGTTTATTACCGCTATTTTCAAAATCTCTCCCTGGAAGAGCGGATCGATCACTTGAGGCTTTCCCGGATCTGTTTTTCGGATTATAACATTGAAATCGTTCTTGTAGCCCAGGTTCTTTCCGAGGATCAGCCGGCTGAAATTATTGGGGTAGCTAGACTTGGAAAATATCATGGTTTTGATGGAGCTGAATTTGCTCTCATTATCCAAGACCGCTGGCAAAACAAGGGTCTTGGAACTCTTTTTGTCCGTAAACTTAAGGAGATCGGGAAAAAAGAAAAGTTGTCCTGGATTATAGAGAGGATGTTGCCTTTAAATGAATCGATGAAAAAGATCGCCAGTAAAGAAGGCTTTAATTTGTATTTTGAGGAATCTGCCCACGAATACATTGCAGAGCTAGACTTGAGAGAAGCATCTTGACCGTTAAGGAACCCTGGATAAAAGAACCTCGTGCGCGGTACAGGGATTGAACCTGTGACCTCTCGCGTGTGAAGCGAGCGCTCTACCACTAAGCTAACCGCGCTAGCTACACCCCCACCTTCTTTGCGAATTGTAGCAGATTAGCCTTTGTCTTTCAAAAGAATTGTCTTTTTTTCTCTTTTATTTAAAGAAAATTCTTTTTGATTTCTCTTTTGTTGGTGTTCAACATAGTAGAAAATAAAGGAACGAAAGAGAGTATGTCCAAAAGAAGCCTTGGGAAAGGGCTAAGTGATTTAATTAACACCAAGTCCCTTTTTTCATCCTCGCCTAGCGAAGAACGAGGAGAAAAAATCAGCATGATTAAACTCAGCCATATCACTCCTAATCCTTATCAACCCAGGAAAGAGATTCATGAAGAAGATCTAGAGGACATGGTTCAATCCATAAAGGAAAAAGGCATACTCCAACCTATCATTGTAAGGCAACTCAAAGAGGACCATTTCGAGCTCATCGCCGGAGAAAGAAGATGGAGATCGGCAACTAAAGCGGGACTTGAAGTGATCCCTGCCATTGTTCGCAACGTTTCTGACAGCGATCTTCTCGAACTCGCCTTAATAGAAAATCTCCAGCGCAGCGATCTTAATCCTATAGAGGAAGCAAGGGGCTATGCCCTCATGATCGAAAAATTTGGATTTACCCAGGAACTTGTAGCCCTCCGGCTTGGGAAAAACAGGGCGACGGTAGCCAACTCCTTAAGGCTGTTGAGTCTTTCAGAGCGTGTTCAAGAGCTGATCGAAAAGGGAAATTTGAGCCAAGGCCATGGAAAAGTTTTGGTCGGTATTTCCGATCGAAAGAAACAGGAAAAAGTAGCTTTAAAAATTATTCAAGAAGGTTGGTCAGTCAGAAAAACCGAAGAATTTGTAAGTGGTTTTGCCTCTTCAAGAAGGAAGCAGGATCAAGGCAAGCAAAAGGAGCCCGATTGCTTGAAGAATATCGAAACTGAACTCTGCTCGAAACTTGGATCCAAGGTAAAAATAAAGGGCAATAAAAATTCAGGGAAAATCGAAATTGCCTTCAATTCGTTCCAGGATCTTCAGCGTGTTCTTTCCTTCCTGGGAATATCTTTTTAAAAAAGAAAGGGAGCTGGTGGAGAGGCGCATGGCTACTCCTTATCGATGCCCCGTTGAAAACGACATAGCCGCTCCTTCCGTTTTGTGCAGCACCTATTCCCGCTATTTGAATAGCTGCCTCCAGGAGATTTTTCCTATGACCAGGGCTTTTTTCCCAGGCTAAGACTGTTTCTTGTGGATCGATCCCTTCTGTCGAATAATGGAGGTTTTCATTTATCACAGCCCATCCTTCGTCTTGCGTTATTTCTTTTAAAGAGCTTAGAGAGCGGTGGACAAGTTTTTTTTCCAAGGCAATATGTTCTGCCCACTGTTGGCTGATCTGATCCAGCCTGGGGTTAGCAACAAGGGGAGGGAGGTTGTTATCCTCACGAAATTGGTTAATCAAGGCAAGGGTTAGCTGTCTGAATTTTGCCAAAGAAAAGGAAGAAACATGGCCGCTGTCGGCAATCGCTATTTCAGAAAGATCGAAGGAAAAAACGAGATGAAAGATAAAAAAATACAAAAATATTCTATAGCTTGATGACGAGTTTGGTATTTTCTTATGTTTCATGGAAAAGAAAAGCATCTTGATAGAAAATCAAAATCATGACAAGACCGGAAGTGGCAGGAAAAGGAGAAAAAACCCGGTAAAATATGGGAAGAAAAATCCACATCTTAACTGAAGAGGTTGTCAATCAGATCGCCGCGGGTGAAGTGGTTGAAAGACCCGCTTCCATCTTAAAAGAGCTCTTGGAAAATGCCATAGATGCTGGGGCAACCCAGATCGATGTTGAAACCCGTTCTGGAGGCATATCATGGATTAAAGTTAAAGACGACGGCTGCGGTATGAGTAAAGAGGATGCATTGCTTTGTTTAGAAAGGCATGCCACCAGCAAACTCTTTAGCATGGATGACTTTTCTAGGCTTTCGACCTATGGATTTCGAGGAGAAGCCATCCCAGCCATCGCCTCGGTTACAAAGCTAATCTTAGCCACGCAAGAAAGAGATTGTCCGGAAGGGGTGATCATTGAAGTCCACGGAGGAACCATAATTCGCGTGGAGGAAACAGCGGGACTCGTGGGAACATCGGTTTCAACCAGTTCTCTTTTTTATAACTTACCTCCCCGGCTCAAGTTTTTAAAATCTCCCAGAACCGAGCTTTTACACCTCCAAAGGCAACTTATTTTTGCCGCACTCTCCCATCCTGAGATAGGTTTTAGATACAACCATAGTCCGGGCGGTAAGGGAGGGTGGGAAAAAGGAGAGGACCTTCGGCAAAGAATCATTTCCGTGTTGGGCGAGGAATGGGAAAAAGAACTTTGCTGGATTGAAAGAGAAGATGAAGGATTCAGGATTTATGGGGCGGTGAGTAAGCCCGGGGTAGGAAGGCCTTCTAAAGAGGACATGTTCTTTTTTGTTAACAAAAGACCCGTAGAATCAAAAAGTTTTTACCTGGGTGTCATCGATGCCTATAGAAATTCTCTCATGAAAGGGCTCTACCCTCTTTGTGTTCTTTTTGTAGAAGTCCATCCCGGGGAAATCGATGTTAATGTGCATCCGACGAAAAAAGAGGTCCGTTTTAAAAGGGAATATGCCTTTAGAGATTTCGTACACAAGGCTATTTTAGGAGAGCTTTCCTCCTATAAGCCCTTCTCGAGTGCTCTGATGGAAGAAAAAGGGTATGACCGGATGCTGCCGGATAGTTCAAAGGCCGTAGCCCAGAAATCCTCTTGTATTTCAGTCGAAGCTCAAATGGAAGAACTCTTTGATAAGCAACCTGTTTTCCATGCTAAGGCTCTCGAGGACAACGAACAAAAAGAAAAGATCAATCCCTATAAAATTGTCGGTCTTTTCTCTTCTCTTTACATCGCTATTGAAACGGCTGAAGGGATTATGCTCATTGACCAGCATGCGGCACATGAGAGAGTGTTGTTCGAAAAATTGCTTTTGCAGTTTGAATCCATGCAAAAACATTCGCAAAAGCTCATTACACCGCTACTAATCAGCCTGTCTTCCACTGAATCGGCCATTCTTTCCCATTCTCTTCCCTTTTTTGAACAACTGGGTTTTGAAGTTCGTCCTTTCGGTCTTTCCTCTTTTCTTTTAGAATCCATACCCAGCGGAGTCAAAAGAATGGACTACGAGCAGTTTTTTCGAGAAGTCCTTGCGGAGCTAGTTGAAACAGATCGGCAAAAAAAGACCGCTCGTTTTTACTGGCAAAGGGATATCGCCTTGGCCGTTTGTCGTCAAGCTATAAAATCCGGAGATCCATTGACAAAAGAAGAACAGGAAGAACTGGTTAAAAATCTTTTTGCCTGCAAATTGCCCAACACCTGTCCCCATGGAAGACCTACCTGGATAAGGATAAGTTTCCAGGAAATTGAAAAACGCTTTGGAAGATCCGGCCCCTTGGGTTGCACGATGAAGGGGAAACTATTCTAGGAATGAATCAAACATTAAAACGAAACTCGATAATTTCACCATCGCTCACGATGTAGTCTTTGCCTTCTATCCTGATCTTCCCCGCCTCCCTAGCCTTTCCGAAGGAGCCATATTGGATAAAGTCTTCGTAATACAGGCATTCGGCAGCAATGAATCCCCTTTCAAAATCAGAATGAATGACTCCGGCGGCCTTTGAGGCCGTGTCACCCGCCCGTATTGTCCATGCACGAGTCTCCTTGGGTCCAGTAGTAAAAAAGCTTCTTAGTCCAAGGAGCTTAAATACGCTCTGCACAAGCTTATCACAACCGGAATCCGCAAGGCCAAGAGAACGCAAGTATTCCTTTCTTTCTTCAGGATCAAGAACATTGAGATCGGCTTCGAGTTGAGCAGAAAGGATAACATATTCATAGAAAGGATGTTGTTTCACATAGGCGATGAGCTTCTCAACCCAAGGGTTTTTCTCTCCTAGAAGAAGTTCGGTTTCATGCACATTGCAGACAAGCAGGATGGGTTTGAGCGTCAACAAGGAAAGGCTTTTTATTTGTCTCAACTCTTCAGCCTTTAAACCTAGAGAAAAAATAGGGGTACCTTTCCCCAAAAAATGGAGTAATTTTTCCAGCAGTGAAGGGTCGCATCCGGCTTTTCCTTTGAGCAAGTTCCCTTTTCTGGCTTTTCCAAGATGTTTTTCTACGGTTGCATAATCGGCCAATGAAAGCTCCGTGAGGAGAATATCCAGGTCTGATACGGGGTCTACCCTTCCGGAAACATGATGGACTTCATCTCCTCCAAAACAGCGAAGCATTAAAAGGATTGCATCGACTTCCCGAATGTGGCTTAGAAATTGATTGCCTAAACCTTCTCCTTGGCTGGCTCCTTTTACAAGGCCTGCAATATCAACAAGCTCAAAGGCGGCTGGAATTGTTTTTGCTGACTTGGATAGTCGAGATAGTTCTTCAAGTCTTTTATCGCTGACAGTAACGATCCCCACGTTAGGATCGATCGTGCAAAAAGGGTAATTGGCCACTTCAGCCTTTTTGCTTTTAGTAAGGGCATTAAAGAGTGTGCTTTTACCTACGTTGGGTAGCCCTACAAGACCGGCTTGTAACATGCTCATAGATTTGTTATTAATGAATGAAATCTTTTGAAGTTGAAAAGCTCAATGGGACTTTTTGAATTCTTTTATCGAATAAAATGAACTCATTTCCTATTATAATTTAACTTAAAAAAAGTCATGGAGAAGAGATGGTCTGAGCAATCCTTTTGGTATTGTCTTTCCATTCAGCCTAAAAAAGAAAAGCTTGCAGTGGAAAATTTAAAAAAAGAAAATATAGAAGTCTTTTTTCCCCAGTTTCAATACCAAAAAATCAGGAGCAGAAAAACTTCCTTGGTTTTGGAGCCTCTTTTTCCTGGCTATCTTTTTGCCAAATTCAACCTCTACTCTAAACTTACCTTTGTTCGTTCCACAAAAGGGGTGAGAAAAGTGGTTCATTTTGGTTCCAGCTATCCCGTCATCCCGGATAGTTTTATAGAAGAGTTGAGGATACAATTTGGGGAAGAGGGGATTAAAACAATTCGAGAAAGGATTGACGTCGGTTCAACGATCAATATTGCTGAAGGGCCTTTTCAAGGTTATTCATGCATTGTGCTCGGTTTTATTCCGGCAAAAGAGCGAGTTAGAGTACTTCTCGAATGGTTAGGAAGAGCCGTCCAAATCGAGGTTAACCTCAAGGAAATAGCGGCAAATGGTTTAACCCTGTTTAAGAAGGACATGGAAATGACGGACCGCTGAATCGTTTCTCTTTAGAATCTCATGATCCTTTTCTCTCTATCCTGGGAAAGTGTACTATCCATGGGAAAGGGGTAGAGCTGTTGAAAAACTGCTTGCGCCTTTATGCTCTTCTGTGCATACTTGGCCAATATAGGCCTTGGGGGTCAGGGGATAGCTTGTGGAAAGGGAGGCCCGGGCCCAGGGTCTTAAGACCATGGCTGCCACATCGTCGCCGGCCAAACAGGAAGTGAGCTTTTTTCCTGCCCGAGTAGCAATGAATAAGCCTGGAAGAACGGAACAGGGAATGTTATAAAAAATGATCGTATTGTTCGGATCAACGGGATATGTCGGAGGTTTCTTTAAAAAACTTCTCCAATCAAAAAACAGGGATTTCATTGCCCCTTCCCACAAGGAAATAGACCTGCTTAATGAAAAACAGCTAAGCGATTTTTTTGATCGGATAGCCGTTGAATTTGTCATTAATGCCGCCGGTTATACAGGAAAACCCAACGTAGATGCTTGTGAAGAAAATAAAGTCGATTGCCTTTTAGGAAATGTCATCATTCCTGGGATCCTTGCGAAAGTTTGTGCAAAAAAAGGCATCGTGTTTGGTCACGTGTCATCGGGTTGTTTATACCAAGGGGACAAGGGGATGAACCCGGATGGTTCAAGGATTGGATTTCAGGAGGATGATCCTCCCAATTTTTCCTTCAGGACCTCAAGATGTAGTTTCTACAGCGGCTGTAAGGCGCTCGGCGAAGAACTCTTAGCGGACAGCCGCTGTTATATATGGAGACTGCGCATGCCTTTCCACTGGCAAGATCACCCTAAAAACTATATCTCGAAGCTCCTCTATTATCAACGGCTCATTGACATGCGCAACTCCCTGTCAGAAGTCGAGGAATTTGCAAGAGCCGCTTTCGAGTGTTGGGAAAAAAAGCTGCCTTTTGGTATTTATCACATCACCAACACGGGGTCGGTCACGACAAGGCAGATCGTGGAAAAAATACTCCGTTCTCCTCTTGGAACCAAGCTTAAAGAAAAGGGGAAGAAGTTTCTTTTTTTTGAAAACGAAAAAGAATTTTTAAAACAGGTTAAAGCCCCAAGATCAAACTGTGTTCTCGACAACTCGAAGATCTTGAACATGGGCATTTTTATCCGGCATGTCGAAGAAGCCTTGGAAGAAGATCTCGGCAAGTGGCAATAAGATCAAAAGACGTCCAAAAAAGCCAAGTTTGCTTTTGTTTGATTTGCCTGTTGGAGGATACAAGTGGAAAAGAAAAAGAACTTAGCAGTTCCTTTCATGGATCTGAAAAGGATTTCGGCTTTTGAAAAAAAAAGCTTGGAGGAAGCATTTTGCCGAGTGCTTGAAAGCGGCAGGTATATCCTTAGCGGGGAGGTAAAAAACTTTGAAGATTCGGTCAGCCGTTATCTCGATATTAAACATTGTATCGGGGTTTCCTCCGGAAGCGATGCTATCCTTCTTGCTTTGTTGGCATTGGGAATAGGACCCGGGGACAAAGTCCTATGTCCGACATTTACCTTTTTTGCTACGGCAGGTTCCATTGCACGCATTGGAGCTCAACCGGCCTTTGCCGATGTCTGTCCTCGGTGCTTTCAACTTTCTCCTTTTGAAGCCCAGTCAAGAATCGATTCGAATACCAGGGGAATCATCCCCGTTCATCTTTTTGGACAATGTGCGGAGATGGCCGGTTTTAAAACAATTAAAGAAAAAAATAATATTTTTATTATCGAAGACAGCGCTCAAGCTTTTGGGGCATCTCTGGGAAATAAAAAAGCGGGAGCAGTAGGGGATGTGGGCTGTTTTTCATTTTTCCCTACGAAAAATTTGGCTGCCCTTGGGGAAGCGGGGCTTGTAGTTACAGCCTCAGATGAAATAGCTCGGACGATCAGGGCCTTGAGAGTTCATGGTTCCTTTAAAGTGAAATATTCCCACGAATTAATTGGGGGTAACTTTCGCATGGACGAATTACAAGCGGCTTTTCTCGATGTTCGGTTGAATGCCGTGGATAAGCTGATCGAAGAAAGAACTAAAAATGCCCAATATTATGAACAGGCTTTCCTTTCGTCGGGCCTTGCTATTCCGTGTCCTGATCCTTGCCTTTGCCAGGCTGATCAACGCTGGGAAATGAACAACCTGGAAAAAGACGGCTGTTATCCTCTCTATCTGCCCCAAACCGTCCGGGGCAGACACAGCTTCAATCAGTACGTGATCAGGGTAAAGAAAGACAGGGATAAGCTGAGAGATTATCTTAAAGATCAGGGTATACAGACCGAAATCTATTATCCATTGCCCCTGCACCTTCAGCCTTGTTTTTCTTCCCTTGGTTATCAAAAGGGAGATTTCCCTATTGCCGAAAAACTTTCCCAGGAAGTTTTAGCCCTGCCCATTTTCCCGGGGATTCTAGAAGAAGAATTAGAAAGAGTAGTGAAGGGGGTTTGTCAATTTTTTGGCCGGTCTTGCTAATCTCGGTACCGAAAAAATAGCCTTATTGTCCTTTTAAAATATTTGATCTTGTCAACAACTTTCTTTTATCGTTATCCTTTATTTCGTGTCGGATACCCCTCTTGATCGCATGCTTTTCCAAAACACTCCTTTTGCAGCCGGTTGCGCAAAGAAAGCAGGGATTGTTCTAGTCCTGCTCTATGCTTTTATTACCTTTTCCTTGCAACTGTTCGCCCAAGAAGAGACAACCGAAGAGGAACAAAAAGTTCCCCCGGGACAGATTCCCGTGGAAATTACCGCAGAAGAAACGCATTTTGTCGGAAATATCGCAGTAGCAAGAGGTAATGCGGTTGCCCATTATGGAGAGACGGATATTTATGCCGACCAGATAAGCTACGATTCGCTAAAAAGAGAAGTCATAGCCGATGGTAATGCAAGAGTATACACCGAAAAGAGAGTCTTTCGAGCTTCCCACATCGTCTATAACCTGGATACTAAAGCGATCACGGCTCAAAACTGGTCGCTTTTCGATACTCCTCTTTTATCCTCCGGGCAGACATTAACCACTCCGGAAGAAGATCATTACCATGTTGAAAACGGTATGTTTACCGTGGAGAACAGGGAGCATCCTTATCTTCAAACTAAAGCTAAAACCATTGATATTTATGCCAACGATAAGATCGTCATGAAAAATGTGACGGTATACATGGGCAAAATTCCCGTTCTTTGGCTTCCCATTATCAGCCAGCCTTTAAACAGCGAGGAAAGTACTTATAACATCATTCCCGGAGAAAGGTCTTATTGGGGATGGTTTGTGACTTTTACTTACAACTACAAGTTTAGTGAAAAAGCAGCAGCTACCTTTCAACTGGATTATAGATCCTTGAGAGGCCCTGGAGTAGGGGCGATCCTTAAGTTTATTCCCAGTGAGGGAGGGACAGGTTTCCTAAGGACTTATTATGCCAACGATCTTGACTACCAGCTTAATCCCACCTCCCTTCCTCGATTTGACGT is drawn from Methylacidiphilum infernorum V4 and contains these coding sequences:
- a CDS encoding bifunctional acetate--CoA ligase family protein/GNAT family N-acetyltransferase — protein: MRFSSKLILGTYGLRNFLPPQRVALVGASEKPATVGRAIMENLIRWGGIFYPVNPYHDEIFGRKSYPNIESLPEPIDLAIIATPAPTVPEIMEGCVRASVKGAIIISAGFKEIGKSGKLLEEKVIAIAKRGGVRVIGPNCVGVILPHARFNGTFLAGLPKSGHIAFLSQSGALGAAVLDWSFSQNIGFSAFVSLGSMADVDWGDILFFLAEDPLTRVILIYMESIGDPSSFLSAARQVNFQKPILVLKAGRSKEGSRAALSHTGSLTGSDEVLDAAFLRTGVLRVASFSEFFSLASFFSQRPLPTGPRLVILTNAGGAGVLATDRLVISGGELATLTDAALQRLNAFLPLAWSHGNPVDILGDADAQRYRKALDILSEEEHVDGILVILTKQAMTDPEEVAKQVVLFARGYHKPILSCWMGGESVHKARLFLEQEGIPTFEFPEEAAQAFSYGWMHRKSLSAIYETPMPVGATEELIKAKENTAFVISQAKEKNLTLLTEYQSKKILNCYGIEVNETYLAQSAEEALLIAEEIGYPVVAKLNSSRVTHKSDIGGVILGISDRESLKRAFEKIRENTLKQSTENAFEGITVQKMISEKGLELILGGSVDPQFGPVLLFGSGGVFVEIYQDRALALPPLTTVLSSILVERTKIAKAFDGFRGIPPVEKKRLNETLVRFSELLVNEPRIKEIDVNPLFVYGNRVMALDARVILHPFSIDESSIPAASIRPYPLEYIWKDVLLDGTRVLIRPIKPEDEPLMREFHKGLSQESVYYRYFQNLSLEERIDHLRLSRICFSDYNIEIVLVAQVLSEDQPAEIIGVARLGKYHGFDGAEFALIIQDRWQNKGLGTLFVRKLKEIGKKEKLSWIIERMLPLNESMKKIASKEGFNLYFEESAHEYIAELDLREAS
- a CDS encoding ParB/RepB/Spo0J family partition protein, encoding MSKRSLGKGLSDLINTKSLFSSSPSEERGEKISMIKLSHITPNPYQPRKEIHEEDLEDMVQSIKEKGILQPIIVRQLKEDHFELIAGERRWRSATKAGLEVIPAIVRNVSDSDLLELALIENLQRSDLNPIEEARGYALMIEKFGFTQELVALRLGKNRATVANSLRLLSLSERVQELIEKGNLSQGHGKVLVGISDRKKQEKVALKIIQEGWSVRKTEEFVSGFASSRRKQDQGKQKEPDCLKNIETELCSKLGSKVKIKGNKNSGKIEIAFNSFQDLQRVLSFLGISF
- a CDS encoding CAP domain-containing protein, producing MKHKKIPNSSSSYRIFLYFFIFHLVFSFDLSEIAIADSGHVSSFSLAKFRQLTLALINQFREDNNLPPLVANPRLDQISQQWAEHIALEKKLVHRSLSSLKEITQDEGWAVINENLHYSTEGIDPQETVLAWEKSPGHRKNLLEAAIQIAGIGAAQNGRSGYVVFNGASIRSSHAPLHQLPFFFKKIFPGRKEHAEDPGTN
- the mutL gene encoding DNA mismatch repair endonuclease MutL; the protein is MGRKIHILTEEVVNQIAAGEVVERPASILKELLENAIDAGATQIDVETRSGGISWIKVKDDGCGMSKEDALLCLERHATSKLFSMDDFSRLSTYGFRGEAIPAIASVTKLILATQERDCPEGVIIEVHGGTIIRVEETAGLVGTSVSTSSLFYNLPPRLKFLKSPRTELLHLQRQLIFAALSHPEIGFRYNHSPGGKGGWEKGEDLRQRIISVLGEEWEKELCWIEREDEGFRIYGAVSKPGVGRPSKEDMFFFVNKRPVESKSFYLGVIDAYRNSLMKGLYPLCVLFVEVHPGEIDVNVHPTKKEVRFKREYAFRDFVHKAILGELSSYKPFSSALMEEKGYDRMLPDSSKAVAQKSSCISVEAQMEELFDKQPVFHAKALEDNEQKEKINPYKIVGLFSSLYIAIETAEGIMLIDQHAAHERVLFEKLLLQFESMQKHSQKLITPLLISLSSTESAILSHSLPFFEQLGFEVRPFGLSSFLLESIPSGVKRMDYEQFFREVLAELVETDRQKKTARFYWQRDIALAVCRQAIKSGDPLTKEEQEELVKNLFACKLPNTCPHGRPTWIRISFQEIEKRFGRSGPLGCTMKGKLF
- the ychF gene encoding redox-regulated ATPase YchF; translated protein: MLQAGLVGLPNVGKSTLFNALTKSKKAEVANYPFCTIDPNVGIVTVSDKRLEELSRLSKSAKTIPAAFELVDIAGLVKGASQGEGLGNQFLSHIREVDAILLMLRCFGGDEVHHVSGRVDPVSDLDILLTELSLADYATVEKHLGKARKGNLLKGKAGCDPSLLEKLLHFLGKGTPIFSLGLKAEELRQIKSLSLLTLKPILLVCNVHETELLLGEKNPWVEKLIAYVKQHPFYEYVILSAQLEADLNVLDPEERKEYLRSLGLADSGCDKLVQSVFKLLGLRSFFTTGPKETRAWTIRAGDTASKAAGVIHSDFERGFIAAECLYYEDFIQYGSFGKAREAGKIRIEGKDYIVSDGEIIEFRFNV
- a CDS encoding transcriptional activator RfaH, whose product is MEKRWSEQSFWYCLSIQPKKEKLAVENLKKENIEVFFPQFQYQKIRSRKTSLVLEPLFPGYLFAKFNLYSKLTFVRSTKGVRKVVHFGSSYPVIPDSFIEELRIQFGEEGIKTIRERIDVGSTINIAEGPFQGYSCIVLGFIPAKERVRVLLEWLGRAVQIEVNLKEIAANGLTLFKKDMEMTDR
- a CDS encoding sugar nucleotide-binding protein; protein product: MIVLFGSTGYVGGFFKKLLQSKNRDFIAPSHKEIDLLNEKQLSDFFDRIAVEFVINAAGYTGKPNVDACEENKVDCLLGNVIIPGILAKVCAKKGIVFGHVSSGCLYQGDKGMNPDGSRIGFQEDDPPNFSFRTSRCSFYSGCKALGEELLADSRCYIWRLRMPFHWQDHPKNYISKLLYYQRLIDMRNSLSEVEEFARAAFECWEKKLPFGIYHITNTGSVTTRQIVEKILRSPLGTKLKEKGKKFLFFENEKEFLKQVKAPRSNCVLDNSKILNMGIFIRHVEEALEEDLGKWQ
- a CDS encoding DegT/DnrJ/EryC1/StrS family aminotransferase, producing MDLKRISAFEKKSLEEAFCRVLESGRYILSGEVKNFEDSVSRYLDIKHCIGVSSGSDAILLALLALGIGPGDKVLCPTFTFFATAGSIARIGAQPAFADVCPRCFQLSPFEAQSRIDSNTRGIIPVHLFGQCAEMAGFKTIKEKNNIFIIEDSAQAFGASLGNKKAGAVGDVGCFSFFPTKNLAALGEAGLVVTASDEIARTIRALRVHGSFKVKYSHELIGGNFRMDELQAAFLDVRLNAVDKLIEERTKNAQYYEQAFLSSGLAIPCPDPCLCQADQRWEMNNLEKDGCYPLYLPQTVRGRHSFNQYVIRVKKDRDKLRDYLKDQGIQTEIYYPLPLHLQPCFSSLGYQKGDFPIAEKLSQEVLALPIFPGILEEELERVVKGVCQFFGRSC